One window from the genome of Magnolia sinica isolate HGM2019 chromosome 4, MsV1, whole genome shotgun sequence encodes:
- the LOC131242091 gene encoding disease resistance RPP13-like protein 4 has protein sequence MADAVVSVFLEKLVNALAEEHRTVIEFQEQFERMKRQLQLMQSFLKDADRMKRKNQTLHTIMKDLRELVYDAEDILADCQTRLNEETEIAGSCLICFSPTEIPFLSQTGKRLKEINKKIGEIREDMRSYLAPLPVSQTSAEDYRNEVQRWSSPIFDQTQIVGLEEDAMKIKGWLFQANDGLNAIAFQANDGLNAIVCQANVGLNAIGIVGMGGLGKTTTAQKVFNDREVEDHFDRRMWVSVSQTFSEEEIMRSMLKNLGDASLGDSRGELLNKIHQYLLGKRYLIVMDDVWSLENGWWARLCDGLPKGNGSGIIITTRIEEVARKMGVVKGRIHQPSLLSKELSWLLFSKIAFAGSQGECQYPELEDVGKEMVEKCGGLPLAIKAVGGIMLCKSPSFDEWRRIADNFRDELAENDDSVMASLQLSYDELPAHLKSCFLSFSIYPEDCVILKEQLVHWWIGEGFVPTRNGRLTIELGEACFLGLRNRCLVEAADKSYHGKVLTCKIHDLVRDLVIKIAKEEGFCQLNSARSRRLGLRSDINGRLLQTNSKLRALLSTTKTGEANKVSSSAARRFREIQYLRVLDLSKSIFDTHLKDIFSQMGSLKLLTYLSLQNTHPMIEVPHSIGKLSNLQVLDLSYCHNLKTLPTYITTLEKLTILDVSNCGSLEYMPEGLGKLSNLQVLLGFKPSGPSCSDGCRVAELKRLTQLKTLEMRITRGNEIAYDELGVLSHLQQLQFLTIDCFDSHGSDLAGKLDKLSFPQQLHELSIKFFPGELTPAWLNPISHPRLQYLSISSANFSHMNPRFWGTDTSVWKLQGLMLESLSDLEEEWSKVHQAMPSLRIMSVSWCPKLESFPVEDFGFKGGVWRREEERR, from the coding sequence ATGGCTGATGCAGTCGTTAGTGTCTTCTTGGAGAAATTGGTTAATGCTCTAGCAGAGGAGCATCGAACCGTGATTGAATTCCAAGAGCAGTTTGAGAGGATGAAGAGGCAGCTTCAGCTCATGCAGAGTTTTCTCAAAGATGCTGATAGGATGAAACGGAAGAACCAAACTCTTCATACAATAATGAAAGACCTCAGAGAGTTGGTTTATGATGCTGAAGATATATTGGCAGATTGCCAAACTCGACTCAACGAGGAGACTGAGATCGCAGGGAGCTGTTTGATCTGCTTCTCTCCTACAGAAATTCCGTTCCTCTCGCAAACAGGAAAGCGATTGAAGGAAATCAACAAGAAAATTGGTGAGATAAGAGAAGACATGAGGTCTTACCTAGCTCCTCTGCCTGTCAGTCAGACAAGTGCAGAGGACTACAGGAATGAGGTTCAAAGATGGAGCTCGCCGATCTTCGACCAGACCCAGATTGTCGGATTGGAAGAAGATGCAATGAAGATCAAAGGGTGGCTATTTCAAGCAAACGATGGGTTGAATGCCATTGCATTTCAAGCAAATGATGGGTTGAATGCCATTGTATGTCAAGCAAATGTTGGGTTGAATGCCATCGGTATCGTTGGCATGGGCGGTCTGGGTAAAACTACCACTGCTCAAAAGGTATTCAACGATCGGGAGGTGGAAGATCACTTCGATAGGAGAATGTGGGTGTCTGTTTCTCAAACATTCAGCGAAGAAGAGATCATGAGAAGTATGTTGAAGAACTTGGGCGACGCTAGTCTGGGAGACAGTCGAGGTGAATTATTGAATAAGATTCACCAATATCTATTGGGAAAGCGGTATTTGATAGTCATGGATGATGTTTGGAGCTTAGAAAATGGCTGGTGGGCACGGCTATGCGATGGGTTGCCTAAAGGAAATGGGAGTGGCATCATCATCACTACAAGAATTGAAGAAGTCGCACGGAAGATGGGAGTCGTCAAAGGTCGAATCCATCAACCCAGTTTGCTCTCCAAGGAGCTAAGTTGGTTGCTGTTTTCCAAGATAGCATTTGCTGGAAGCCAAGGCGAGTGTCAATATCCAGAATTGGAAGATGTCGGGAAGGAAATGGTCGAGAAATGTGGAGGGCTTCCACTAGCAATCAAGGCAGTTGGAGGGATAATGTTGTGTAAATCCCCTTCTTTCGATGAATGGAGACGAATTGCAGATAATTTCCGTGATGAATTGGCAGAGAACGATGATTCGGTTATGGCTTCTTTGCAGCTGAGCTACGATGAACTCCCAGCTCATCTCAAGTCATGTTTCTTGTCTTTCTCCATCTATCCAGAAGATTGTGTGATATTGAAGGAGCAGTTGGTTCATTGGTGGATTGGAGAGGGTTTTGTTCCCACAAGAAATGGCCGTTTAACAATCGAGTTGGGAGAAGCTTGTTTCTTGGGGCTGAGGAACCGATGCTTGGTGGAAGCAGCCGACAAGAGCTACCATGGGAAAGTTCTCACCTGCAAAATTCATGATTTGGTGCGTGATTTGGTGATTAAGATTGCGAAGGAAGAGGGGTTTTGTCAGTTAAACAGTGCTCGTTCCCGTCGTCTGGGTCTCCGAAGCGACATCAATGGGAGGCTCTTGCAAACCAATTCTAAGCTACGGGCATTGTTGTCGACGACGAAAACAGGTGAAGCTAACAAGGTCAGTTCGAGCGCTGCAAGAAGGTTCCGCGAAATTCAATACCTGAGGGTGTTGGATCTTTCAAAATCGATATTCGATACACACCTTAAAGATATCTTCAGTCAGATGGGATCCCTCAAACTCTTAACATATCTCAGCCTGCAGAACACCCACCCAATGATTGAAGTCCCTCACTCCATCGGAAAGCTCAGCAACCTTCAGGTGTTGGATCTAAGCTATTGCCACAATCTCAAAACACTTCCTACATATATCACAACATTGGAGAAGCTAACCATCTTAGATGTGAGCAATTGTGGCTCGCTTGAATACATGCCTGAAGGTTTGGGAAAGCTTTCCAATCTTCAGGTGTTGCTGGGCTTCAAACCTTCGGGACCAAGCTGTTCAGATGGTTGCCGGGTTGCAGAGCTGAAGAGACTCACTCAACTCAAGACCCTTGAGATGCGAATAACACGTGGCAATGAAATCGCATATGATGAGCTGGGTGTATTATCGCACCTCCAACAACTGCAATTTCTAACCATAGATTGCTTCGACAGTCATGGGAGTGATCTTGCAGGGAAGCTGGATAAACTCTCTTTTCCTCAACAGCTTCATGAGCTCTCTATTAAATTCTTTCCAGGAGAGCTAACGCCTGCTTGGCTCAACCCCATCTCCCATCCCAGGTTACAGTATCTTTCTATTTCTTCGGCGAATTTCTCTCACATGAATCCAAGGTTTTGGGGTACAGATACTAGTGTTTGGAAGCTGCAGGGCCTGATGTTGGAATCGCTATCAGACTTGGAAGAGGAGTGGTCGAAGGTGCATCAGGCAATGCCATCCCTCAGAATCATGAGTGTTAGCTGGTGTCCGAAGTTGGAGTCATTCCCCGTCGAAGACTTCGGTTTTAAAGGGGGTGTatggagaagggaagaagaaaggcGGTAG